The following are encoded in a window of Bradyrhizobium sp. WBOS07 genomic DNA:
- the urtA gene encoding urea ABC transporter substrate-binding protein: MLSKSTHDIAASFSRRGVLAATAGLVLGLASLTGAKAADDTIKVGVLHSLSGTMAISETTLKDTILFLIDEQNKKGGVLGKKLEAVVVDPASNWPLFAEKARELITKDKVSVVFGCWTSVSRKSVLPVFKELNSILFYPVQYEGEESERNVFYTGAAPNQQAIPAVDYLMKEEKVKRWVLAGTDYVYPRTTNKILEAYLKSKGVAQEDIMINYTPFGHSDWQTIVADIKKFGSAGKKTAVVSTINGDANVPFYKELGNQGIKAKDIPVVAFSVGEEELAGIDTKPLVGHLAAWNYFQSIKSPENEKFIKAWQAYTKNPKRVTNDPMEAHVIGFDMWVKAVEKVKSTDPDKVIDALPGIEAKNLTGGTSKMLPNHHITKPVFIGEIKGNGQFDVVWKTPSLVAGDAWSKELDGSKDLIGDWVGKKCGNFNTKTNKCLGSGS, encoded by the coding sequence ATGCTTAGCAAATCTACTCACGATATAGCGGCATCATTTAGCCGCCGCGGCGTGCTCGCCGCGACCGCTGGACTGGTGCTCGGTCTGGCTTCATTGACTGGCGCGAAGGCCGCGGACGACACCATCAAGGTCGGCGTGCTGCACTCTCTGTCCGGCACCATGGCGATCAGCGAAACCACGCTGAAGGACACCATCCTCTTCCTGATCGACGAGCAGAACAAGAAGGGCGGCGTTCTCGGCAAGAAGCTCGAAGCCGTCGTGGTCGACCCCGCGTCGAACTGGCCGCTGTTCGCCGAGAAGGCGCGCGAGCTGATCACCAAGGACAAGGTCTCGGTCGTGTTCGGCTGCTGGACCTCGGTGTCGCGCAAGTCGGTGCTTCCGGTGTTCAAGGAGCTCAACAGCATCCTGTTCTACCCCGTGCAGTACGAGGGCGAGGAGAGCGAGCGCAACGTGTTCTATACGGGTGCGGCGCCGAACCAGCAGGCGATCCCCGCCGTCGACTACCTGATGAAGGAAGAGAAGGTGAAGCGCTGGGTGCTCGCGGGCACCGACTACGTCTATCCGCGCACCACCAACAAGATCCTGGAGGCCTATCTCAAGTCCAAGGGTGTCGCCCAGGAAGACATCATGATCAACTACACGCCGTTCGGTCACTCCGACTGGCAGACGATCGTGGCCGACATCAAGAAGTTCGGCTCGGCCGGCAAGAAGACCGCGGTAGTCTCGACCATCAACGGCGACGCCAACGTTCCCTTCTACAAGGAGCTCGGCAACCAGGGCATCAAGGCGAAGGACATCCCGGTGGTGGCGTTCTCGGTCGGTGAGGAAGAGCTCGCCGGCATCGACACCAAGCCGCTGGTCGGCCATCTCGCCGCCTGGAACTACTTCCAGTCGATCAAGTCGCCGGAGAACGAGAAGTTCATCAAGGCGTGGCAGGCCTACACCAAAAATCCGAAGCGCGTGACCAACGATCCGATGGAAGCGCACGTGATCGGCTTCGACATGTGGGTCAAGGCGGTCGAGAAGGTGAAGTCGACCGATCCCGACAAGGTCATCGACGCTCTCCCGGGCATCGAAGCCAAGAACCTGACCGGCGGCACCTCCAAGATGCTCCCGAACCACCACATCACCAAGCCAGTGTTCATCGGCGAGATCAAGGGCAACGGCCAGTTCGACGTGGTCTGGAAGACCCCGAGCCTCGTCGCGGGCGATGCCTGGTCGAAGGAGCTCGATGGCTCCAAGGACCTGATCGGCGACTGGG